From the genome of Papaver somniferum cultivar HN1 chromosome 2, ASM357369v1, whole genome shotgun sequence, one region includes:
- the LOC113348882 gene encoding endoglucanase 17-like gives MGSSVFSSCVMIMLCFFICFSLCDATYYKKRVASHNYRDALTKSILFFEGQRSGKLPANHRVSWRKDSGLSDGSALNVDLVGGYYDAGDNVKFGLPMAFTTTMLSWSVLEFGGLMKSELQNARNAIKWGSDYLLKATAHPGTIYVQVGDANKDHACWERPEDMDTARSVYKVDKNNPGSDVAGETAAALAAASLVFRKCDPNYSKVLLKRAQMVFAFADKYRGTYSTGLHKDVCPFYCSFSGYHDELLWGAAWLQKATKKPTYLNYIHTNGVNLGADDYDNVFGWDNKHVGARILLSKAFLVSKVQSLADFKGHADSFICSLMPGSSKYTPGGLLYKLSDSNMQYVTSTSFLMLTYAKYLTKSHKVVTCGGTTFSPRKIRTLAKKQVDYLLGNNPLRMSYMVGYGNKYPQRIHHRGASIPSKSSHPEKIQCSAGFSFLNTKSPNPNVHVGAIVGGPDLRDQFPDIRTDYEQSEPSTYMNAPLVGSLAYLAHSFGQI, from the exons ATGGGTTCCTCTgttttttcttcttgtgttaTGATCATGCTATGTTTCTTCATCTGTTTCTCACTCTGTGATGCTACATACTACAAGAAACGTGTTGCTTCTCACAACTACAGAGATGCACTCACCAAATCAATCCTGTTCTTTGAAGGACAAAGATCAGGAAAGCTCCCTGCTAATCACAGAGTTTCATGGAGAAAAGACTCTGGTCTCTCTGATGGGTCAGCCTTGAAT GTTGATTTAGTTGGAGGGTATTATGATGCAGGGGACAATGTGAAGTTTGGTTTACCAATGGCTTTCACAACTACTATGCTCTCATGGAGTGTTCTTGAATTTGGTGGGTTGATGAAGAGTGAGTTACAAAATGCAAGAAACGCCATTAAATGGGGTTCTGATTATCTTCTTAAAGCTACTGCTCATCCCGGCACCATTTATGTTCAG GTTGGTGATGCAAACAAAGATCATGCGTGTTGGGAAAGACCAGAAGATATGGACACAGCAAGATCTGTTTACAAAGTAGACAAAAACAACCCTGGTTCTGATGTTGCTGGTGAAACTGCTGCTGCTCTTGCTGCTGCTTCTCTAGTGTTTAGGAAATGTGATCCTAATTACTCCAAAGTTCTCCTCAAAAGAGCTCAAATGGTGTTTGCATTTGCTGATAAATACAGAGGAACTTACAGTACTGGTCTTCATAAAGATGTTTGCCCTTTTTACTGTTCCTTTTCTGGTTATCAT GATGAATTGTTGTGGGGAGCAGCTTGGTTACAAAAAGCAACAAAGAAACCAACATATTTGAATTACATTCACACAAATGGTGTCAATCTTGGTGCTGATGATTATGATAATGTATTTGGTTGGGATAATAAACATGTTGGTGCTAGAATTCTTCTTTCCAAG GCATTTCTTGTTTCAAAAGTTCAATCTCTAGCTGATTTCAAAGGTCATGCAGATAGTTTCATATGTTCTCTCATGCCTGGTTCCTCAAAATACACCCCAG GTGGTTTACTATACAAATTGAGTGATAGCAACATGCAGTATGTTACATCTACTTCATTCCTCATGCTAACATACGCCAAGTACTTGACAAAATCACACAAAGTTGTTACCTGTGGTGGTACCACATTTTCACCCAGGAAAATCAGAACCCTTGCCAAGAAACAA GTGGACTACCTGCTGGGGAACAATCCGCTGAGGATGTCGTATATGGTGGGATATGGAAACAAATACCCGCAAAGAATTCATCACAGAGGAGCATCTATACCGTCTAAATCATCACATCCAGAGAAGATCCAATGCTCAGCAGGATTCAGTTTCTTAAACACAAAGTCGCCCAACCCTAATGTCCATGTTGGTGCTATTGTTGGTGGACCTGATTTGCGCGATCAATTCCCAGATATCAGGACTGATTATGAACAATCTGAACCGTCCACTTATATGAATGCTCCTTTAGTTGGTTCTTTAGCTTATCTGGCTCACTCTTTTGGTCAAATCTAG
- the LOC113348881 gene encoding probable acyl-CoA dehydrogenase IBR3: MASRTSDLLVQFQPDGELNLNSLGEYAKEHVHGFPSSPVKIGLKQFGYGQSNPTYLMEVSSTEGGTEVVKKKYVVRKKPPGKLLQSAHAVEREFQVLEALGVHTQVPVPKVFCLCTDSSVIGTPFYIMEYLEGRIYLNPKLPGVTPEKRNAIYHATAKALASLHSVNVDSIGLGKFGRRNDYCKRQVERWGKQYMISTSEGKPPRDPKMLELASWLQQHIPLEDSTGGLVHGDFRIDNLVFHPVEDKVIGILDWELSTLGNQMCDVAYSTMPYVMDVTDDNTESPGGFEATRIPDGIPSLAEFLAEYCSLTGKPWPAVDWKFYVALSLFRGASIYAGVYNRWILGNASGGKRAQVAGKLGTVVIDCAYTYIRRKSVLPDHPPSATNPKQFATESEGLSKDSGKFVPSRKILELRNKLLKFMETRIYPMESKFSELAQSNMRWTVHPEEENLKELAKREGLWNLWIPLDSAARAKKLLFDDAERTPGNGNNLFGAGLSNLEYGYLCEIMGRSVWAPQVFNCGAPDTGNMEVLLRYGTKEQQQEWLIPLLEGKIRSAFAMTEPQVASSDATNIECSISRQGNSYIINGTKWWTSGAMDPRCRLLIVMGKSDFNAAKHKQQSMILVDMKTPGVHVKRPLMVFGFDDAPHGHAELVFENVRVPANNILLGEGRGFEIAQGRLGPGRLHHCMRLIGAAERGMQIMAQRALQRRVFGKLIAEQGSFLSDMAKCRVELEKTRLLVLEAADQLDRLGNKKSRGILAMAKVAAPNMALEVLDRAIQVHGGAGVSSDTVLAHLWVTARTLRIADGPDEVHLGTIAKLELQRAKI, translated from the exons ATGGCGAGTCGTACATCTGATCTTTTAGTTCAATTTCAACCGGACGGCGAGTTGAATCTTAATTCTTTAGGTGAATACGCTAAAGAACATGTTCATGGATTTCCTTCTTCTCCGGTTAAAATCGGTCTAAAACAA TTTGGATATGGTCAATCGAATCCAACTTATCTAATGGAAGTTAGTTCAACAGAAGGAGGAACAGAAGTTGTGAAAAAGAAATATGTTGTGCGAAAGAAACCCCCTGGGAAATTGCTTCAATCTGCTCATGCTGTAGAAAGagaatttcag GTTCTGGAGGCGTTAGGTGTTCATACACAAGTTCCTGTTCCAAAGGTGTTTTGTTTGTGTACAGATTCGAGTGTAATAGGAACTCCCTTCTACATTATGGAGTATTTGGAAGGACGgatttacttgaatcccaagCTACCA GGAGTAACCCCAGAGAAGAGAAATGCTATTTATCATGCAACTGCCAAAGCCTTAGCTTCTTTACACAGTGTTAATGTGGACTCGATTGGGTTAGGAAAGTTTGGCCGGAGAAATGACTATTGTAAGCGGCAG GTAGAGAGATGGGGAAAACAGTATATGATTTCAACTAGTGAAGGTAAACCTCCACGTGATCCAAAGATGCTAGAATTGGCTAGCTGGTTACAGCAACATATTCCTCTAGAAGACTCTACTGGAGGTCTAGTTCACGGCGACTTTCGTATTGACAATTTAGTGTTCCATCCTGTTGAG GATAAGGTGATAGGCATACTTGATTGGGAGTTATCAACTCTTGGGAACCAAATGTGTGATGTTGCATACAGCACTATG CCTTACGTTATGGATGTAACAGATGATAACACAGAATCACCTGGTGGATTTGAGGCCACTAGGATTCCCGATGGGATCCCTTCATTAGCAGAATTCCTGGCAGAGTACTGCTCTTTGACT GGAAAGCCATGGCCAGCTGTGGACTGGAAGTTTTATGTCGCCTTGTCCCTGTTCCGTGGTGCATCTATCTATGCTGGGGTGTACAACAGATGGATTCTG GGTAATGCTTCAGGAGGCAAGCGTGCCCAGGTTGCTGGGAAATTAGGAACTGTTGTTATAGATTGCGCGTACACATATATCCGGCGAAAATCTGTGCTTCCAGATCACCCTCCTTCTG CAACTAATCCGAAACAATTTGCAACTGAGAGTGAAGGCCTTTCAAAAGACAGTGGGAAATTTGTTCCCAGCCGAAAGATTCTTGAATTGAGAAACAAATTACTGAAGTTCATGGAAACTCGCATATATCCCATGGAAAGTAAATTCAGTGAACTTGCTCAGTCGAACATGCGCTGGACTGTCCATCCAGAGGAGGAGAACTTGAAAGAGCTGGCGAAAAGAGAAGGTCTATGGAACTTGTGGATACCT TTGGACAGCGCCGCTAGAGCAAAAAAACTGCTTTTTGATGACGCAGAACGCACTCCTGGGAATGGAAACAATCTTTTTGGTGCCGGGCTTTCTAACCTCGAGTATGGTTACCTTTGTGAGATCATGGGACGTTCTGTTTGGGCCCCACAGGTGTTTAACTGTGGTGCACCTGATACTGGAAACATGGAG GTATTGCTGCGTTATGGAACTAAAGAGCAACAACAAGAGTGGCTTATTCCTTTGCTGGAGGGTAAAATCCGCTCTGCATTTGCGATGACAGAACCACAAGTAGCATCTTCTGATGCCACCAACATCGAGTGCTCAATTTCAAG GCAAGGAAACTCGTACATCATAAATGGTACCAAATGGTGGACAAGTGGAGCAATGGATCCTAGGTGCAGATTACTAATAGTTATG GGAAAATCAGATTTCAATGCAGCTAAACATAAACAACAGTCCATGATCTTAGTAGATATGAAAACTCCAGGAGTTCATGTGAAGAGACCACTAAtggtatttggttttgatgatgccCCTCACGGACATGCGGAGTTGGTGTTTGAAAATGTTCGAGTTCCAGCCAACAATATTCTGCTAGGGGAAGGTCGTGGATTTGAAATTGCTCAG GGTAGGTTGGGACCAGGAAGGCTTCACCATTGTATGAGGCTGATAGGTGCGGCAGAACGAGGAATGCAGATAATGGCCCAAAGGGCTCTTCAAAGGAGAGTGTTTGGGAAATTGATTGCAGAACAAGGTTCCTTCTTGTCTGATATGGCTAAG TGTCGAGTAGAGCTGGAGAAGACAAGATTGTTAGTTTTGGAAGCAGCAGACCAGCTCGACCGgcttggaaacaaaaaatcccgTGGAATCCTTGCAATGGCTAAG GTTGCAGCTCCCAATATGGCACTCGAAGTACTTGATAGGGCAATACAAGTTCATGGTGGTGCTGGTGTATCATCTGACACTGTTCTTGCTCACCTTTGGGTAACAGCTAGGACGTTGAGAATTGCTGATGGACCAGATGAAGTTCACTTAGGCACCATCGCCAAGTTAGAACTCCAACGAGCTAAGATATAG